A single window of Intrasporangium calvum DSM 43043 DNA harbors:
- the opcA gene encoding glucose-6-phosphate dehydrogenase assembly protein OpcA, producing MIRDLTDTTTTEISKTLVRTRNEVGAMALGRVLTLVIVVDDADASEAIDVANHASRQHPCRIIVVIAGDRRGRNRLDAQIRLGGDAGASEIVVLRLYGPLAKHGPSVVVPLLLPDSPIVAWWPGEAPGDVADDPIGAMAQRRITDAAQHRNSRAMLKKRAQSYQPGDTDLSWTRITRWRGLLAAALDQPPHEPVTQAVVSGAPDSPSTDLLAAWLAYRLKVPVQRVATPRGSGISAVRLERKSGPIDLVRPGDTIATLSQPGQPDRRITLPRREARDILADELRRLDPDNTYEDALLRGLDKLKPVRLSAAAAAKAGKAPDPERSRRLADRLSRDDSAQEAMAMITAPPAPERSEAGQVHSATVRKLAGKRTPREKEAAQEVRPSGRSTRTDKPGAETPSKNTTASKKASS from the coding sequence GTGATCAGAGACCTGACCGACACGACCACGACGGAGATCAGCAAGACCCTCGTGCGGACCCGGAACGAGGTCGGCGCCATGGCTCTGGGCCGGGTCCTGACCCTCGTCATCGTCGTCGACGACGCGGACGCCTCCGAGGCGATCGACGTGGCCAACCACGCGAGTCGTCAGCACCCCTGTCGGATCATCGTCGTCATCGCGGGCGACCGCAGGGGCCGCAACCGCCTGGACGCGCAGATCCGGCTGGGTGGGGACGCGGGGGCGAGCGAGATCGTCGTCCTGCGGCTCTACGGTCCGCTCGCGAAGCACGGCCCGAGCGTGGTGGTCCCCCTCCTGCTCCCCGACTCACCCATCGTCGCCTGGTGGCCGGGTGAGGCACCCGGCGACGTCGCCGACGACCCCATCGGCGCCATGGCGCAGCGGCGCATCACCGATGCGGCGCAGCACCGCAACTCCCGCGCCATGCTCAAGAAGCGCGCCCAGAGCTACCAGCCCGGCGACACCGACCTCTCGTGGACCCGGATCACCCGCTGGCGCGGGCTGCTGGCCGCCGCTCTCGACCAGCCGCCGCATGAGCCGGTGACCCAGGCCGTCGTCTCCGGGGCACCTGACTCCCCGTCCACGGATCTGCTCGCCGCCTGGCTCGCCTACCGGCTCAAGGTGCCGGTCCAACGAGTCGCCACCCCTCGAGGGTCGGGCATCAGCGCGGTTCGACTCGAGCGCAAGAGCGGCCCGATCGATCTCGTCCGTCCGGGCGACACCATCGCGACCCTCTCGCAGCCGGGCCAGCCGGACCGTCGGATCACGCTTCCCCGACGTGAGGCGAGGGACATCCTCGCCGACGAGCTGCGGCGCCTCGACCCCGACAACACGTACGAGGACGCCCTCCTGAGAGGTCTGGACAAACTCAAGCCGGTGCGCCTCTCCGCCGCTGCGGCGGCCAAGGCCGGCAAGGCGCCGGACCCGGAACGCTCACGCCGCCTGGCCGACCGGTTGAGCCGGGACGACTCAGCGCAGGAGGCGATGGCGATGATCACCGCCCCGCCCGCACCGGAGCGCTCGGAGGCCGGCCAGGTGCACTCCGCCACGGTGCGCAAGCTCGCCGGCAAGCGCACGCCGCGCGAGAAGGAGGCAGCGCAGGAGGTCAGGCCGAGCGGCCGGTCCACCCGCACGGACAAGCCTGGCGCGGAGACCCCCAGCAAGAACACCACCGCGAGCAAGAAGGCCTCGTCATGA
- the zwf gene encoding glucose-6-phosphate dehydrogenase, with translation MSPARVAPGLNPLRDPEDKRLPRIAGPCGLVLFGVTGDLARKKLMPAIYDLANRGLLPPGFSLVGFARRDWATQDFGKVVYEAVRQHARTPFSDDVWRNLSEGFRFVPGTFDDPAAFDLLTQTVHELDAERGTGGNHAFYLSVPPAFFAPVCEQLERCGLTTASGDAWRRVVIEKPFGHDLRSAQELNRIVEKVFPPDSVFRIDHYLGKETVQNLLALRFANQLFEPVWNSHYVDHVQITMAEDIGIGGRAGYYDGIGAARDVIQNHLLQLLALTAMEEPVSFDAKDLRAEKEKVLSAVRLPDDLDAHAARGQYAAGWQGATEVAGYLEEDGVDAGSTTETFAAVTLEVDTRRWAGVPFYLRAGKRLGKRVTEIAVVFKRAPHLPFAHTATEELGENAVVIRVQPDEGVTIRFGSKVPGAQMDIRDVTMDFGYGSSFTEASPEAYERLILDVLLGDPPLFPRHEEVELSWRILDPLIKHWARSGKPDQYPAGTWGPASAHAMLARDGRTWRMP, from the coding sequence GTGAGCCCGGCTCGGGTCGCCCCGGGCCTCAACCCGCTCCGCGATCCCGAGGACAAGCGCCTCCCCCGCATCGCCGGACCCTGCGGCCTGGTGCTCTTCGGGGTCACCGGTGACCTCGCTCGCAAGAAGCTCATGCCCGCGATCTACGACCTGGCCAACCGCGGCCTCCTGCCCCCCGGCTTCTCGCTGGTGGGGTTCGCGCGCCGTGACTGGGCGACCCAGGACTTCGGCAAGGTCGTCTACGAAGCCGTGCGCCAGCATGCCCGCACCCCGTTCAGCGACGACGTGTGGCGCAACCTGTCCGAAGGCTTCCGGTTCGTCCCGGGAACGTTCGACGACCCCGCTGCCTTCGACCTGCTCACCCAGACCGTCCATGAGCTCGACGCCGAGCGGGGCACCGGAGGCAACCACGCGTTCTACCTCTCCGTCCCGCCGGCGTTCTTCGCCCCGGTCTGCGAGCAGCTGGAGCGGTGCGGCCTGACGACCGCGAGCGGGGACGCGTGGCGCCGCGTCGTCATCGAGAAGCCGTTCGGACATGACCTGCGCAGCGCACAGGAGCTCAACCGGATCGTCGAGAAGGTCTTCCCGCCAGACAGCGTCTTCCGGATCGACCACTACCTCGGCAAGGAGACCGTCCAGAACCTCCTGGCGCTGCGCTTCGCCAACCAGCTCTTCGAGCCGGTGTGGAACTCCCACTACGTCGACCACGTGCAGATCACGATGGCCGAGGACATCGGCATCGGCGGGCGGGCCGGCTACTACGACGGGATCGGGGCAGCCCGTGACGTCATCCAGAACCACCTGCTCCAGCTCCTCGCACTGACGGCGATGGAGGAGCCGGTCTCCTTCGACGCCAAGGATCTTCGCGCGGAGAAGGAGAAGGTCCTCTCGGCCGTGCGCCTTCCGGACGACCTGGACGCGCACGCGGCCCGAGGGCAGTACGCCGCCGGGTGGCAGGGCGCCACCGAGGTCGCCGGCTACCTCGAGGAGGACGGTGTCGACGCAGGCTCGACGACCGAGACGTTCGCCGCAGTGACGCTCGAGGTGGACACCCGCCGCTGGGCCGGCGTGCCGTTCTACCTCCGCGCCGGCAAGCGCCTCGGCAAGCGGGTCACCGAGATCGCGGTCGTCTTCAAGCGGGCCCCGCACCTCCCCTTCGCCCACACGGCCACCGAGGAGCTCGGTGAGAACGCCGTCGTCATCCGGGTCCAGCCGGACGAGGGAGTGACGATCCGCTTCGGGTCGAAGGTCCCCGGGGCACAGATGGACATCCGCGACGTGACGATGGACTTCGGCTACGGCTCCTCCTTCACCGAGGCCTCTCCGGAAGCCTACGAACGCCTCATCCTCGACGTCCTCCTCGGGGATCCGCCGCTCTTCCCCCGCCACGAGGAGGTCGAGCTGTCCTGGCGCATCCTCGACCCGCTCATCAAGCACTGGGCCCGGAGCGGCAAACCGGATCAGTACCCCGCCGGCACCTGGGGGCCGGCCTCTGCGCACGCCATGCTCGCCCGCGACGGCAGGACCTGGAGGATGCCGTGA
- a CDS encoding glucose-6-phosphate isomerase, with product MTSLAVSASGAAADAVARHVPELVRDSVASRLFAQDAALWGPDAEAEARKRLSWVGLPRSSRPLVGEIAALRDTFLQQGLTHVVLCGMGGSSLAPEVICGTAGRPLVVLDSSDPDFVRRTVSDDLEHTVVVVSSKSGSTVETDSQRRAYEQAFSDAGVDPAERIVVITDPGSPLDEEARAKGYRVVNADPNVGGRYSALTAFGLVPSGLAGVDVAGLLDEAESVADLLAADDEANPALRLGAAMGGTSPLRDKLILVEDGSGIQGFADWAEQLIAESTGKDGTGVLPVVVESEHAPELGWSAPDVLVARLVASDDESRPDGDEVRVGGTLGAQLLLWEVATAVAGRLLGINPFDQPDVESAKQAARGLLDQGARQASPAAYVDGAVEVRALGGNWLSSSGDGRTVADAVEALLGQVTERGYVAVMAYLDRLGDAGLANCRAALAARTERPTTFGWGPRFLHSTGQFHKGGPAVGVYLQITSEPGDDLPVPGRDFTFGQFIAAQAGGDAQVLAEHGRPVLQLHLTDHDAGLAQVLAALLAGARR from the coding sequence ATGACCTCCCTCGCCGTGAGCGCGTCAGGCGCGGCCGCGGACGCCGTCGCGCGACACGTGCCCGAGCTCGTCCGGGACTCGGTGGCGAGCCGGCTCTTCGCCCAGGACGCCGCCCTCTGGGGTCCCGATGCGGAGGCGGAGGCACGGAAGCGGCTCTCCTGGGTCGGGCTCCCCCGGTCCTCCCGTCCCCTCGTCGGCGAGATCGCCGCACTGCGCGACACCTTCCTCCAGCAGGGGCTCACCCATGTCGTCCTGTGCGGGATGGGTGGGTCCTCACTGGCGCCCGAGGTCATCTGCGGCACCGCGGGCCGGCCGCTCGTGGTGCTCGACTCCTCCGACCCGGACTTCGTCCGGCGGACCGTCTCCGACGACCTCGAGCACACCGTGGTCGTCGTGTCCAGCAAGTCCGGTTCGACCGTCGAGACCGACTCCCAGCGACGCGCGTACGAACAGGCCTTCTCTGACGCAGGAGTCGACCCCGCCGAACGCATCGTCGTGATCACCGACCCGGGCAGCCCACTGGACGAGGAGGCCCGGGCCAAGGGCTACCGCGTCGTCAACGCCGACCCGAACGTCGGCGGACGCTACTCGGCACTGACGGCGTTCGGCCTCGTGCCGAGCGGGCTGGCGGGTGTCGACGTGGCAGGCCTGCTCGACGAGGCGGAGTCCGTCGCGGACCTGCTCGCGGCCGACGACGAGGCCAACCCCGCTCTCCGCCTCGGAGCCGCCATGGGCGGCACCTCCCCGCTGCGCGACAAGCTCATCCTCGTCGAGGACGGTTCAGGGATCCAAGGTTTCGCGGACTGGGCCGAGCAGCTGATCGCCGAGTCGACCGGCAAGGACGGCACCGGTGTGCTGCCCGTCGTCGTCGAGTCCGAGCACGCGCCGGAGCTCGGCTGGTCGGCACCGGACGTCCTCGTGGCGCGGCTCGTGGCCTCCGACGACGAGAGCCGTCCGGACGGGGACGAGGTTCGCGTCGGCGGCACGCTCGGCGCCCAGCTGCTGCTGTGGGAGGTCGCCACCGCCGTGGCCGGTCGGTTGCTGGGAATCAACCCGTTCGACCAGCCGGACGTGGAGTCGGCCAAGCAGGCTGCCCGTGGGCTGCTCGACCAGGGGGCCCGGCAAGCCAGCCCAGCGGCATACGTCGACGGAGCCGTCGAGGTCCGCGCCCTCGGCGGGAACTGGCTGTCCTCCAGCGGGGACGGCCGCACCGTGGCGGACGCCGTCGAGGCGCTCCTCGGGCAGGTCACCGAGCGTGGCTACGTCGCCGTGATGGCCTACCTGGACCGGCTCGGCGACGCCGGGCTGGCCAACTGCCGGGCCGCCCTGGCCGCCCGGACGGAGCGGCCGACGACCTTCGGCTGGGGGCCGCGTTTCCTCCACTCGACCGGTCAGTTCCACAAGGGCGGCCCGGCCGTCGGCGTCTACCTGCAGATCACCTCGGAGCCGGGCGACGACCTGCCGGTTCCCGGTCGCGACTTCACCTTCGGACAGTTCATCGCCGCGCAAGCGGGCGGCGATGCCCAGGTGCTCGCCGAGCACGGTCGCCCCGTCCTCCAGCTCCACCTGACCGACCACGACGCAGGCCTCGCCCAGGTGCTCGCAGCTCTGCTGGCAGGGGCCCGCCGGTGA